From the Candidatus Binatia bacterium genome, the window AAATGGGGCGCCACGCTGTTGGCCGCCTTCTCAGCCCATAAGCAATCCGTTCACGAATCCAACATCGTTTTCATGTTGCAGGGGCTTTATTCGCAGAATTCAGAGGTTAACATTGCAGTACCAAAGGAGAATAAAGATGGCATGGACCTCATGGTTATGGACTGCAGTGATTCCCACGCTACCCCTCGTTGTCCCAATGTTGAACTGGGTGTTGTGGGGAAGTGGTATAGCCTTGGTGCTCTCTGCGGCCGCCTTGGCGCTGGAGTGGGATCGCTCCGCTACTGATGTGGAGAACGCCGCCGCGCTCGATGATGGTGCGGTTGGCTGTGCCGCTTGAGAACAGTTGAGGCAGGAAGACGCAGGGCGCCGCGGTGTGAGGCCTGCGGCGCCCTACTTTTTTATTCGGCCTTCGCTGAAGATGGCGACTGCTGGAGGCCAATCCAGAGCTCGCCGCCCTCGAACATTTCCTTCTTCCAGATCGGGACTTTATTCTTCAGTTCGTCAATAGTGTAGCGGGCTGCGGCAAAGGCTTCGTTGCGGTGGGGTGCAGATACCGCGACGGCCACGCTCGCTTCTCCTAGGGGCACGGGGCCGAGGCGATGAACGGCGGCAATTTTGCCCAGGCGCCACTGCGCGAGTGCGGCGCGCACGATTTTTTCCATCTCCCGTTCTGCCATTTCTTCATAGGCCTCGTATTCGAGTCTGAGCACGCGTCGCCCCTCGTTATGATCCCGCGTCGAGCCAACAAACAGCACGGTGGCGCCGCAGCTCGGATCGGCGACTGCTGCTAGCAACCGGGCGGTATCGATCGGCTCGCGCAGCACCTGCACCTGGAAATTCGTATCGCGGGTCATTGAACCTCCCGACCGCTGCCCCCGCTGACGGGTGGAATGAGGGCCAGTTCATCCCCGGGTGCGAGCTCGTGCTCCAGGTGCACGTACTCACGATTGACGGCAAAGGTGACGCAGTTGGCGAAGGGAGAAAGTTCTGGGAACTTCCGTTGCAGCGCCTCCCACGCTGCGCGAACCGAAGTAGGCCCCGGCAATTCGAGATCCGTGATCTCCGTCCCGGTCCGTTCCCGGAGCACAGCGAAGAAGCGCACCCGGACTTCCACGCTTACCCTCCGTGGCTACTGAATCCGGCGCACCAGGCCAACAACATGCCCGAGCTCGGGCAAGATGAGACGCTTCATGGCAAGTTCCACCGCTCGCGGAGCACCGGGCATGGAAAATAGCACGCGCCGGCCGATAACACCGGCCGTGGCTCGGCTGAGCATGGCGGCTGCCCCGATTTCTTCGAAGCTCAGTACCCGAAAGAGCTCCCCAAAGCCGGTAATTTCCTTGTCGAACAAACGGCTGACGGTTTCGTACGTGGTGTCGCGTCGCGCTAGGCCAGTGCCGCCGTTGATCAACACTGCGGCGGCGGCTTCCGGCAGCGTTTGCAGTGCGCCTAGGATGAGCGCGGGCTCATCCTGGAGGATGCGATATTGCTCCACACGATGGCCCGCTTCGCGGAGCAACTTGCAAATAAGCTGGCCACTGTCATCGTTGGCGGCCGTGCGGCTGTCGCTCACCGTGATCACCGCACAGCCCACCGACGCGGCATCGGTGCGGTGGTGCTGCGTATGTGTAGCTTGCTTTGCCATGGCCGCGCATTGTAGCAAGGAGACGAAGTTGCGGAAGGGAACCGCGTAGGAAGAAGGTTATTGCGGATGGCATTGCGGAGGCTGGTGACTGGGGCGTATGTTGCAGTGATTCTTGGCGCCACTCCCTTGGCCTCTCCCCTGGGGAAATGGGTTGCCTGGGCACAGCCCAAACAGCTCCCTACAATCCGGTTTGTCATTCCCAACGTAGAGCAAACGAGGGCTGCGGCTACCGGAACACCGAGCCGGCCGACGCCGGCACATGCCGCCGCTCCGGCTGATTACTGGTGGAACCAGCCGGATTACATCGAAGCTTTCGGGCTTTCACCGGAACAGCGCCAGCGGATGGACGCGGCCATGGTCCACACGCAGGAAGAGACGGAGCAGGCCATCCGGAAGCAAAACCAAGCGCGCGACCGTTTTCACGAATCGGTCAAGAAGCGAGATTGGAACAGTGCCCGCCAAGCAGTGGAAGAGTGGGAGCGCGCATTCGCGGCGCAGTGGAGTGTCGGGAATCGCGCGAAACTTGCTGTACTCGAGCTCCTCACGCCAGGGCAGCACGAGAAGCTGCTCAAAGAGCATGCGTATTTGCTCGATCGCCCCTGGACCTTGGGGCGCCGCTTTCAGATCCATAGAGGTCCCCAGGGCGCACCAGCATTGGTAGGAACTCCTTCACCGCCTCCGTCAGGCGCCACGCAGTAGGAGTTTTTCTCGCGGGCGCCGCCTCTTTGTTTCGCTTGGGGCAGCGCTTCAGCGCTTCGGCAGTCGTTGGATGTCGCGACCGACGGGCGGCGGTCCAGGTGCCCCGAAGGGAGGTGGGCCGGCGGCGCCACTGGGTGGCCTTCCTGCGGCACCTCCCGGAGGAGGGCCGACGGCGCCCGCGGGCGGAACACCAGCAGGTCCAGCCGGCAACGGCCGGGAGAGTTCTCGTCGGCAGGACTCGACAACCGCAAACGGCAAGCGAGTTTGCGCGGCAATCTCGGCATCGGACAGCCCCTGCTGAAACAGCGGGAGCAAGATCACGCAGTCATTGGCTAGCAGCGGTGCCGCAAGGACCGAGAGCAGCATTGCAGAGCCGAGGAGCTGGACGAGTACGCCCAGAACCTTGAGCGGCGAGCCGAACGCGTTGCGGAGTTCCATTGTTCCTCCTTGGTGCCGGGAGTGGCAGGACCATGCATTCCCGCATATACCAGCGCTGCGGAGGACACTAGTGGTCACTTCTGGGGCACCGACAACGCCAGCACTCAGCATCGCGCACCGCCCAATGCTCTTGGGTTTAGTGGGCGGGACAGTCGCTGGCATCACTACCCACGCCCTGTGGCACGGCCAGCCGTGGTTAAACACCTTTGTGAACGGGGTTACCGAGCCAATCGGCCGGTTGTTCCTGAGACTCATTTTTCTCATCGTCCTGCCGCTCGTGTTTTCGGCGCTTACGCTTGGCGTCAGTGGCTTGGGAGATTTGGCAAGTGTGGGCCGCGTGGGGTTGAAAACCCTTGTCGTGACCGTGGTCATTTCCACGGCCTCCGTGGGCATCGGCGTACTCCTTGTCGACCTGCTGCAGCCTGGGGCGCTGCTTTCGGAAGATGCGCGGGTGGGGTTGCTACAGACCACGCAAAAAGTTGACAGTGCATTGGCCGCGAGTCGCGCACCTGTTGGCCTCGAGGCACTCACCCAAATGGTTCCAGACAATCCCGTGCGGGCGGCCGCACAGGGCGAAATGCTTGCTGTGATGGTCTTTGCTTTGATTTTCGGCTTGGGCTTGGCGCGGGCCGATCGTAGCACCGTAGGACCGCTCACGGCTTGGTTAGAGGGCGTGTACGAAGTCTCGATGCAGGTCGTTGGCCTGGCCATGAAGCTTGCCCCACTGGGCGTGGCGTGCCTCATGTTCACCCTTACCGCTCGGCTCGGCTACGACGTGCTCCGCCCATTGGGAGCTTATGTGGCGGTGGTGCTCTTGGGGCTGACGGTTCACCTTTTTGTGACTTACTCACTGGTTCTTCGCTTGGGAGCCCGGCGCTCGCTGCGAGACTTCCTCGCCGCCGTTCAACCCGTTGCCGTCACCGCCTTCGCCACGAGTTCGTCGAATGCCACGCTGCCGACCACATTGGCTGTGGCGCGGGAGCGATTAGGCGTTCCCCACGACATTGCGGGGTTCGTGTTGACGCTGGGCTCCACGGCGAACCAAAACGGCACTGCGCTGTTCGAAGGAATTACGGTGCTCTTCCTGGCGCAATTTTTTGCAGTCGAGTTGACACTGAGCCAACAGCTCCTCGTTGTGGGGATGGCCATTTTGGCGGGAGTTGGTACCGCAGGGGTCCCTGGCGGTTCGTTGCCGCTGATCGTGCCCGTGCTCGTGGCCGTGGGTGTGCCTGCAGAAGGGATCGGAATCATTCTCGGCGTGGATCGTTTCCTCGACATGTGCCGAACCGTCCTGAACGTGTTGGGCGATTTGGTTGTCGCCGTGGTGGTCGCCGCCTGGGAAGGTGGCCAGCCAGCTCCGGTGGGTCACCAACCGCACGTTCCATCGGCTGAGGTGGCGGGGCAACATCCGAGCGCAGATTGACTTTCGTAGTCGTCTGCGGGACAAACCGGCTACTGGCTTGTCTACGGAGGATTTCCACATGAGGAACGCGTGGGGCCTGTTCGCTTTGGTCGGCGTAATTGTCTCTGTGTGCAATGTCCCTACTGCAGCCGAGGACCCGAAGAGTTGGGTCTTGAGCGCCAACAACTGGCAGCAGGGCGAAGGCTTGTTGCCGGAACCGGTACTGAAACGGGTGCGTAACGGGGAGTACTACTTCAAGGTGGTCGAGGTCGATCCCGAGCGGCTGCGCCAGAACTATTCGGCAAAGTTTTGGCAGGCAAGCGAGGCCAACGCGGGCAAGTACGATGTCGATCCAAAAACTTGCGGTCTAAAGGATGTAACCACGGGCAAGATGCCGAGTTTTTACTTTGGTTTCCCCTTTCCGCGGATCGACACGGCGAACGATCCGTACGCTGCCTGCAAAATGGCGTGGAACTTCGAGGCAGCGAACGCGGTTGCCGGCGGTGGGGGAGCGACGTTTACCCTCAACGGAATCGATGGCGGTGGCGAGTACAAACGCATCAAGCTGTGGCTTCATGGCCATGGCTTTCTTGGCCGCCACTTTGGACCGATCGACAACCCGGAGAATTTGCGCGGTGCGAGCCTCACCGGGGTCATGGAACCGCAAGACGTCGACGGCGTGGCCGGTCTGGGGAAACGCTTCAACGACTGGGAATCGCAAGATCAGGCTTGGTTTTACGTTCCTGCGACCCGTCGGGTCAGACGAGTCAACTCGGCGACACGCTCGGATCCGGTGGCAGGCCTCGACATCTACGCGGACGACGTGAACTGCTACGCGGGCAAGGTGGAGTATTACAAGTGGAAGCTGTTGGGCGAGGGGAAAGTGCTTGCCCCCGTGTTATCGCCGGAACCGGTGAAACAGCGCTGGGTGTCGCCCACCCGGGCAGAAGTGGCCATTCCCTATTTTACCGCCGCTTACGAAACCCCTGGAGCAAAAGGTGCCCCGTGGTTGGTGGTGGAGAACCTGGTGATGATTCCCCGGCCGGTGTGGATTATCCAGGGTGAGTCGGAAGATCCCTTCTACAACTTCGGGAAGGTGATCATGTACATGGATAAGGAGCTCTACCGCATTTGGTGGAAACTCGTTCACAATCGGGCTGGCGAGTACTTCTACAATGCAATGTGCGCCTTTCACTGGTCGAGCAACGAGGACGGCAGCTTCAAAACGGTAACGCCGAACATGGTCGTGGGCGTCAACGACAAGACAAACCGCGCCGCAATTGGCGGCCGGTACAGCACGCAGTTTATTGAGCTCGCCTTTCCAGAGGGCCATTTCAGCCTGCAAACCCTCACCCACATGGCTGACTGATTGTGCTGCGCTCGTGTGCGTGCGACGTTGGGCACCAGGACATTGGGCACCAAAAGGAGGCTGAACATGGCTGAGTGCTTTTACCACCCGCAGGAAAGCAAGCGCCTGCGGCGCTTGCGCGAGCTTAAGCCCGAGATGTTCCGCGGCTTTGTGGAATTCGAGCGCTCCGTGTTTCAAGGCGGCGAGCTGCCGTTGAAAGTGAAGGAGCTCATTGCCATCGCCACTGCCCACATCACGCAATGCCCATATTGTATCGATGTGCACGTCAAGCGGGCAAAGAAGGCGGGGGCTTCGGATAGCGAGATCGCTGAGGCAATTTTTGTGGCGATGACACTCCGTGCCGGAGGCTCGTTTGCGCACGCGGCCATCGCGATGCGAGCTGCGGAGGAGGCGGACTCGAAATCGGATGCGAGCCGCTGAGCCCGTTCGAAACGAGCCGCAGCCGGTTTTGGTCGGGGCCTGTGAGGTTCGCTGAGCCGCAACCGCGGATCGCACCGCCCGCACTCTTGCCTGGCGGCTGTGTTGGCGTTGTCGCCCCAGCGGGGGCCGTGAAGCGCGACGAAGTGGAAAGCGGTGTCGCGCTTTTAGAGGGGGCCGGGTACCGGGTGCGCCTGGGAGCCTCGGTGTGGAAGAGGTTTGGCTATTTTGCCGGGACGGACGAGGAACGCCTGCGTGACTTGATGGATATGTTCGGCAATCCGGAGATCGACGCGATTTTTGCGGCTCGCGGCGGTTATGGCTGTGCACGCTTGTTGCCGTTCATCGACCCTGACTTCATCCGCTCTCACGCGAAAGTTTTTGTTGGAAGCAGCGATTGCACGGCGTTGCTGCAGTTTTTTGTGGATCGCTGCGGTGTGGTGGCATTTCACGGACCCGTGGTGGCGGCGTTTTCTTCTCGCCCGGAGTCGATGAACGGTTTGCTCCGGATGCTAACCGGGAAAACCGAAGCGGCGATCGCTCTGCCTCCGCCGCTGCGTGGCGGCAAAGCCGAAGGAGCGTTGCGCGGTGGTTGCTTGAGCATCTTGGCGAGCCTTCTCGGTACGCCCTTCGCGCCAACGGTTGAGCCCACGGTGTGGTTTTTCGAGGACGTGAACGAGAAGCCATATCGGATCGACCGCATGCTCACGCAATGGTCGCAAGCCGGCTTGTGGCAGAGCACGGAAGCTGTGCTGTGGGGCGAGATGGTCGGATGCACGGCTCCGAGCGGCAGTTGGGATGTCTGGCAAGTGATCGAGCGACACATGCAGGAGCTGTCTGTGCCGGTCGTGACCGGAATCGCCAGTGGTCACGGCAGCAGCCGGCTGACTTTGCCCATGGGTGTACGCGTGCGCGTAGCCAACGATCGACTCGAATTTTTGCAGCCGTGGGTTACTCGGCTCGACACGGACTAGGTGGGTGGCGGTGGCGTTCGAGCTGGTCGAAGACGCGATGCAGGAAGCGGTCGCCGCGGGGGTATTTCCCGGAGCCGTCTTGCTCGTACGGCGGGGGGATTCGTTTTTTTACCTGCGCGCCTTCGGCAACCGCTCGCTCGTCCCGCAGCCGGCGCCGATGCGCGAGGATACGATCTTCGATGTGGCTTCGCTCACGAAGCCGCTGGCGACTTCGGTCGCGGTGATGCTTCTGGTCAAAGAAGGCAAGATTCGGCTGGATGATCGCGTGGCGCGCTTTCTTCCTAACTTTAGCGTGCATGGCAAAGCACATGTGACCTTTCGGCACCTGCTTGCACACTGCTCGGGGCTCCCGGCGTGGAGACCATACTACAAGGAGGTGCTGGCGGAGGAGCGGCGCGGTGGTCGGGTGAATTTTTTGGGCACGAGTGCGGCGAAAGCGTTCGTTTACCAGTCCATCGAGCGAGAGCGCATCGAGGCGGAGCCAGGCACGCGCGCGCTATACAGCGATCTGGGCTTTATCTTGCTCGGCGCGGTCATCGAGCAACTCAGCGGCGTGAGCCTGGATCGCTTTTGCCATGAGCGGATCTTTCGCCCACTCGGGTTGCGCTCCACAGGATTTGTCGACTTGGCCTTGCTCCGTGCCCGTCGGCTCGAGCCAATCACGGAAATGATCGCACCGACGGAACAGTGCCCGTGGCGACAAAAACTGTTGTGGGGCGAGGTGCACGACGACAACGCGTACGCCATGGGCGGTGTTGCGGGCCACGCTGGTCTATTTTCGTCGGCGCGCGATATCGACACGTTATTGTGCTGCTTGGAAGATTGTTACCAAACGGTCGGCGGAATGATTCCCCAGCGGCTCATTCGTGAGTTTTGGACCAAGGACCCTTCGGTTCCGGAATCCACGTGGGCTCTCGGCTGGGATACGCCCTCACCGGAAGGGTCGAGCGCCGGCCGTCACTTTGGACCACAGTCCGTGGGCCACTTGGGATTCACGGGTTGCTCCATATGGATCGACTTGGTGGAACGCTGCCATGTGGTGCTGTTGTCCAATCGCGTGCACCCGCGGCGAGACAATGACAAGATCAAAGAGTTCCGCCCGCGGCTACACGACTTGATCCGAGAGAATTTACCCTAATGCCTGGGATGTGAAGAGATGTGGTACCAAACTGACGATCCAAACAACCGTGTGCCTGCGAATCTCCAACCAGGGGCGCGCGTTCATCTGGCTGCCATTGGTGGTGTGGCGATGTCGGCTCTGGCCGTGCTGCTGAGGGAACGCGGTTACGACGTCACCGGTTCCGACGATGTGTTGTACCCGCCCATCAGTACGCTGCTGGAGCAAATGCAAATTCCTGTGCGTCGCGGTTTTTCTCCTGATAATCTCGAGCCCGCTCCTGATCTCGTGGTGATTGGCAACAAAATCACGAGGAACAACCCAGAAGGTCAAGCCGTGCTGGAGCGCGGCCTTCCGTACGCCTCCTTGCCGCAGACTTTGTACGAGCTGTTTCTGCGTACCCGCTCGCCGCTGGTGGTGGCGGGTACCCACGGCAAGACCACCACGACTGCCATGTTGGCCTGGATATTTCACGCCACCGGCAGGGAGCCGAGTTTTCTTGTCGGTGGGCAAGTGAAAGGCTGGAACTGCAACGCGCGGCTGGGTAGTGGCGCCTACTTTATTGTGGAGGGCGACGAGTACGACAGCGCCTTTTTCGACAAGCGGCCCAAGTTCTTGCACTATCAGCCACAGGCACTGGTGCTGAATGCACTCGAATTCGATCACGCCGACATTTACCGTGATCTCGATCACGTGAAATATGCCTTTCGTAGGTTGGTGGAGATGCTGGCTGCCGACGCTGTCGTGCTTGCCTGCCGGGACTTTCCCCATGCGTGGGATGTCGCTCGCGTGCACCCGCGCACTACCAGCTTTGGATTTGCCGCGGATGCGGTCTGGCGGGCCAGCGAGGTGCGGGATGAGGGTCGGCTTTCGTTCACGTGCCTGTACAAGAATCGGCCGGTAGCGAGAGCGAGTTTGGCGGTGATGGGGGCGATGAATGCACGGAATGCACTCGCGGCGATGGCAATGGCATCGGAGCTCGGAATCCCTATGGGGGAAGCTGTGCAGGCCTTGGAAAGCTTTCCGGGGGTGGCCCGCCGGCAGGAGGTTGTCGGTGAATTTGGAGGAGTGCTCTTGATCGACGACTTCGCCCACCATCCGACCGCAGTGGCCGCGACGTTGGATGCCGTCCACCAGCGCTATCCACACCGGCGATTGTGGGCGCTTTTCGAACCTCGTTCGAACACCTCTCGGCGCAAGGTGTTTCAAACGGAATACGTGCACGCGCTGTCCCGGGCGGAGCGGGTCATCGTCGGTGGGGTCTTGCGCAAGGCCTCGGATGCGGTGCCGGAGGACGAGCTGTTTTCCCCGCAGCAACTTGTCATGGATCTCGAGGTCGCGGGTGTGAGCGCGCGGCATTTTGATGACCCAGAGGTGATCGTCGTTGCCGTCGAGCGGAATGTGCGCCCTGGGGACGTGGTCGTTCTCATGTCCAACGGCGACTTTGGTGGCTTGCGCGGAAAGCTTGCACACGCTCTTGTCGCTCGGACCACGCACCGCGCTCGGTGGGCCTCACGCTAGACAGCCAGGCTAAGCCCTTGTTAGGTACGCAGGTATGCGGTCGTATCGAAAAGAGCTCGTGCTCCACGTGCCGTCGCGCATGGGCTTTGTCAACATTACGCCCGAGGTGGAAGCCGCAGTTCGGGAAAGCGGCGTGCAAGAGGGGCTGTGCTTGGTCAACTCGATGCACATCACGTCGAGCGTGTTCATTAACGACGACGAACCGGGGTTGCTGGAAGATTACGCACGCTGGCTCGAACAATTGGCGCCATATGATCCGAGCCCAGAGCGCTATCACCACAATCGCACTGGAGAGGACAACGGGGACGCCCACCATAAGCGGCAGGTGATGGGCCGCGAGGTGGTGGTGGCCATTACTAAGGGGAAACTCGACTTCGGCCCTTGGGAACAGATTTTCTACGGTGAGTTCGATGGGCGTCGAAGAAAGCGCGTTCTCATCAAGATCATTGGCGAGTGAGCCCCCAAGTTCGCACGTAGCCACCCCTGTTCTGGCCGGGGGCGAACTGGAGTGCACCGGATCATGCAGCCCGAGCCAGCAGAATTCCGCCGCCGAGATCTTCCTCAGCGCAGATCGCCAAAGGAGACGGATTTCTCTTCGACGTCGATGATTGCGTAGTCTCCGTTTGCGAGCTGCCCCGGGGAGACCACGAGAGTCGAGCCGACCGTAGCCTTTCCCTTGGCACCGTCTGGCCGCGAGCACACCGCAAGATAAGGATTGTAGGTTTTCAGAATGTGGCTGATCGCCTCGTGGCCGTTGGCCTTGTGCTCGCCTTCAAAGGGTGTGGCCGGTGCCGTGTGGCCAACGAAAATTTTCACCTGCTCGAGGTGACGCAAAAAGTCGAGCGAAAACTGTGCTTCCCAGCCTGGATACATGAGAAAAAACTCATGATCCCGCTCGTTGCCGGTGACTTCTCCACCAAAGCCGGCAACTACGTACCCCCGACCTAACGGAGCAAAGCTGCGGTGCACTAAGTGGATGTGTTTGTCCACTACCTCGGAGTTGAAGGCGGCCTGGAGAAAGAACCGTTCGGGGGCGTCGTTGCGGCCGGGAACGAAAAATACCGGAACGCCGAGCCTATCGAGCTGGCCGAAGAAACGGGTGATCGACTCTGCGTCGTCCCGCCGTTCGCGGACAACTTCGGGCTGATCCAACCGCGGTAGGCGGCCTTCCGCTTTTGCCCGCTCCCACTCCGCTTGGCGGGCTTCTGCACGCAACACGTTGCCCGTAAAAAGTACCGCGTGCACACGTGCGTTCTTTACCACTTCGCTCAACCGATCGAGGTACGCAAACTCTTCCCGCAGGTCGCCAATGGCCAAAAGTTTCATTTCACATCCTCCCTCGCGTTGTGTGTTTGTGCCTGATGAACCGCCCAACGGCGAGCGCCACGCAATATGTGTCGCCTTGGCGCGGTTGTAAACGGTTGCTTTGCAAACTTCGTGACCAATGGGGTGGTTCAAACGTGGCCGATGCAGAGGGCAGGGAAAATCTTGCGTTTGGGAAGGGACGGGCCGCCCTAAGCTGCGTGCTCTGGGTGTAGGATCTTCCTGCTGTCGGATTGCCTCGAGCGTGTGCTAGAGCCGGCGCATGGAACGCGAAGTTGCACACGTCATGCTTTACGCCGGCTCCGCTTGGCTGGCTGGGAGCTTGATTGGACTGGAGCGGACGTTTCACGGCCGGCCGGCTGGTTTTCGAACTCACGCCTTGGTGTGCTTGGCGTCGGCCCTGCTCATGTTGGTTACCACCCACCAATGGGAGTGGCTGGCCGGCGCCCCGCTGGAGACCGTACGGACAGATCCCACGCGCATGGCGGCGGGCATTATGACCGGCATCGGTTTTCTTGGTGCAGGGGTGATTTTTAAGGAACGCCTGGCAGTCCGAGGCCTTACCACCGCAGCTTCGATTTGGATCACGGCAGTGCTCGGGATTTTGTATGGTGTCGGACTATTCGTACCCGCTGCTCTCGGCACGGTGGCGGTTTTGGGTACGCTCGCTGTGTTTCGTTGGATGGAGGACCGCATGCCCACACAGCTCTTCGCGCACTGTACAGTGCGCTTCGATCGACAGCACGTCCCGAGCGAGCACGCATTGCGAGGCATGGTTGCCGAGCAAAAGGCCGGCGTTGCCAGCCTGAGTTACCATCTCGTCGACCACGGCCGCGCCTTCGAGTACGCCATGGTCATTCGGTCCTACCGGCGCGCTAGCTTCGAAAAGCTCGCAGAGCGTTGGCGCCAGGAGCCTAACGTCGTGGAGTTCAGCATCACTCCGACCGGGGAGTGACCCTTGGCTATACAGCGGCAACGCGGGGCCCTTTAGAGCAGTAACAAAACCGGAACCGCTGCACTCCCGATCACAACCAAAAGGAAGAGAACCGCGGTTGCCGCGGTCTCCCAGCGGTTTGGCTCGTCTTGCTGTTTGTCTCCCACGGTCGCCCGCTCTTCGAGAGAAGCAAAGCCAACACGCTGTTCAGCCGGTACGGGCTTTTGCTGCGAGTGTGTCGCGGCACAGCCGAGCTCAAAGACGAGGAAGCAAGCCAGCAACACGGCGGCGAGCCGCGACGTAAGGATGGAGGCGCGTAAGGGAACCATGAGTAAGCCGGCTATCACAGGCGCGATTCCGGCGCGATGGGAAAATGCTCCCGCCCCTGCCCGCCGCTTACGCTCATGATCTCTGGCAATGTTGCCTGACAAGCGGAGCGCTTGCAGTGCGCGGCGAGTTGGAACAAGTGAAGGGCTAACTTGCGTTTGCAACTGATGGCTGCAGCACACCAGCAGGGGAAAAAAGGGGGCTAGCGCGCGGGGTCGGGCCGCGGCCGTGCACAGTCCCCGCCACTGACGAAAGGGGAGATCGATGCCGAGCTGTGCAGCTTGTGGAGGTCGTAGGTGGCTGTATTGTACGACGTGCCTTGGCACCGGGATGATCCGTTGTCGGAGTTGTCGTGGAGCGGGTGTGAGAAGATGTCGGTGGTGCCGGGGCGAGACGGTTGTCCCTTGCGGCGAGTGCAGCGGTTACGGATTTGGCTGGGACGGGGAAGAATGCACGAGGTGCTATGGTACGGGCCAACGCCCGTGTAGAGGCTGCCGAGCCGCGGGTGGTGACGAGGATGATGGAGGCCTTGGGCAATGCCGTA encodes:
- a CDS encoding metallophosphoesterase, whose protein sequence is MKLLAIGDLREEFAYLDRLSEVVKNARVHAVLFTGNVLRAEARQAEWERAKAEGRLPRLDQPEVVRERRDDAESITRFFGQLDRLGVPVFFVPGRNDAPERFFLQAAFNSEVVDKHIHLVHRSFAPLGRGYVVAGFGGEVTGNERDHEFFLMYPGWEAQFSLDFLRHLEQVKIFVGHTAPATPFEGEHKANGHEAISHILKTYNPYLAVCSRPDGAKGKATVGSTLVVSPGQLANGDYAIIDVEEKSVSFGDLR
- a CDS encoding MgtC/SapB family protein, whose amino-acid sequence is MEREVAHVMLYAGSAWLAGSLIGLERTFHGRPAGFRTHALVCLASALLMLVTTHQWEWLAGAPLETVRTDPTRMAAGIMTGIGFLGAGVIFKERLAVRGLTTAASIWITAVLGILYGVGLFVPAALGTVAVLGTLAVFRWMEDRMPTQLFAHCTVRFDRQHVPSEHALRGMVAEQKAGVASLSYHLVDHGRAFEYAMVIRSYRRASFEKLAERWRQEPNVVEFSITPTGE